A stretch of Fusarium poae strain DAOMC 252244 chromosome 2, whole genome shotgun sequence DNA encodes these proteins:
- a CDS encoding hypothetical protein (SECRETED:SignalP(1-18)), giving the protein MQSMIALIGLAIANLAVASPCKPGHSTSAAQSLSLTSSVPSIAISETSSGTLPQSSTPTQEEETVVTNTLTGGGFSGPDLNNPPTFLQNFQGTGDVKFHQGGCFKEDGSLDNGCASLTASGNPSGKRDLGSMASIFQMLNSLNTGARSRYTVQFYYIVASGGSQACTVSASLGNTQFYSSSLSSNGGVSVSWNHVLTTVIADSASAVFSISMSCTGNGISMILVDSIFISNQVTPQTIGDVKLDFGTPAVDPVTTSKAPVTTGSPETASEEPIHSTSEASPSDVDQTTVSGVKFPTETAGNPNQPTDGSQNTDTEFTSHTQPPSDQSTEETASSTIPPIIPEPNTAVTQSQNEEATTTPSTPMASSTVPPIVPKPSTAMTQSEEGESTPTPGTSVNTPVIPVTPVGPATTFTSGTPGTPGTPVPTRDAPSPSETLCSPMCIPKGDAFERDWTCSVRGIYSGPTYTVPENLHPEMFTSENCAEICQYLPDCKSSALVNGECRFTDVLIPKSEIQTLDSTAPNQGFWNEQRCFQCNDCSLPPLFNPPTMTHSQAEVSSTTAPEETRTRTMEASPTETRNIVCGYVGQYSGNGGPYEADHTTFPKQSSLKDCRQVCDGIRDCKAVAFVTWNKYQNPGYCLFADNRITWDTLVTDEQAAYRAVWADPECDFDLISVPELSFPTTTMAPVDSQPTTLATRTSQQPETTTTPAEVCLFNRGQSCTMAPGKLEAGTFCAYGAKFIGAQWKESREDYPYQDTLEQCAAICQTMKNCESAGYWQTENRCLFTAKKITAADFTINNERSFEHATWTHKSCWACPTCQETPAPITRDITCSYEQGDVCQRVTSNKDGALCNYQGFWELEWRESLDRYPDQSSPAKCAAICRTRDDCKGSGYKDGRCMFSPIVLESQKFRAWPDHSRDGVWDDVSCFQCPHCA; this is encoded by the coding sequence ATGCAGTCCATGATTGCTCTTATCGGCTTGGCCATAGCTAACCTCGCGGTTGCTAGCCCTTGTAAGCCCGGGCACTCAACTTCAGCTGCGCAGAGCCTTTCTCTTACTTCTTCCGTTCCTTCTATCGCCATCAGCGAAACGTCAAGTGGGACTCTTCCTCAATCAAGTACACCTacacaagaagaagagaccgTCGTCACCAACACTCTTACAGGCGGTGGGTTCAGCGGACCTGACCTCAACAACCCTCCTACGTTCCTTCAAAACTTCCAAGGGACTGGCGATGTCAAGTTTCATCAGGGTGGATGTTTCAAGGAAGACGGCAGCTTGGACAATGGTTGTGCTTCATTAACAGCATCTGGAAACCCATCCGGCAAGCGTGACCTTGGCTCCATGGCTAGTATCTTCCAGATGCTCAACTCTTTAAACACTGGTGCAAGGAGTCGATATACTGTCCAGTTTTACTACATTGTCGCCTCTGGTGGTAGCCAGGCTTGTACTGTCAGTGCTTCACTGGGCAATACACAGTTCTACTCCAGCTCTCTTTCCAGCAATGGCGGTGTAAGTGTCTCGTGGAACCATGTTCTCACCACTGTCATTGCCGACTCTGCTTCTGCCgtcttctccatctccatgTCCTGCACTGGCAATGGTATTTCTATGATCCTTGTCGACTCGATCTTTATTTCGAACCAAGTCACTCCCCAAACCATTGGCGATGTCAAGCTTGACTTTGGGACACCTGCAGTTGATCCTGTAACCACATCTAAAGCACCTGTCACCACAGGATCCCCCGAGACTGCTAGCGAAGAGCCGATCCATTCAACCAGCGAAGCCTCCCCCTCCGACGTTGATCAGACTACTGTATCAGGTGTCAAGTTTCCCACAGAGACAGCTGGAAACCCTAATCAACCGACAGACGGGTCCCAGAACACAGATACTGAGTTCACATCACATACTCAACCTCCCTCTGACCAGAGCACTGAGGAGACTGCCTCATCCACCATCCCTCCCATAATCCCCGAACCCAACACGGCTGTGACACAATCTCAGAATGAGGAAGCCACTACAACGCCTAGCACTCCAATGGCTTCATCTACCGTTCCTCCCATAGTCCCCAAGCCTAGTACGGCCATGACCCAGTCAGAAGAGGGGGAATCCACCCCTACACCTGGCACTTCAGTCAACACTCCCGTCATTCCCGTTACTCCTGTCGGACCTGCTACAACTTTCACTTCTGGTACACCTGGTACACCTGGTACTCCTGTCCCCACGAGAGACGCTCCTTCTCCCTCAGAGACCTTGTGTTCTCCTATGTGTATTCCAAAAGGAGATGCATTCGAACGCGACTGGACTTGCAGTGTTCGCGGTATCTACAGTGGCCCTACCTACACAGTCCCTGAGAACCTCCACCCTGAGATGTTCACCAGTGAGAACTGTGCTGAAATCTGCCAGTACCTACCCGACTGCAAGTCGTCCGCTCTGGTTAATGGAGAGTGTCGTTTCACTGATGTATTGATTCCTAAGTCTGAGATACAGACTCTGGACAGTACAGCACCAAACCAAGGTTTCTGGAATGAACAGAGGTGTTTCCAGTGCAACGATTGTTCTCTGCCACCACTTTTCAATCCGCCAACAATGACCCACTCTCAAGCAGAAGTCTCTTCCACCACTGCGCCCGAAGAAACCAGGACTCGGACCATGGAGGCCTCTCCTACAGAGACAAGAAACATTGTCTGTGGCTATGTCGGTCAATACAGTGGCAATGGTGGTCCCTATGAGGCTGACCACACGACCTTCCCCAAGCAGAGCAGTCTGAAAGACTGTAGACAGGTTTGCGATGGTATTCGCGACTGCAAGGCGGTTGCGTTTGTGACTTGGAACAAATACCAAAACCCAGGTTACTGTCTCTTCGCTGACAACCGCATCACGTGGGATACTCTGGTGACTGATGAGCAAGCTGCTTACAGGGCTGTCTGGGCCGATCCCGAATGTGACTTTGACCTTATTTCTGTTCCTGAGCTGTCTTTCCCTACGACAACTATGGCGCCCGTTGACTCTCAACCCACTACACTGGCTACACGTACTTCTCAACAGCCCGAGACCACGACGACACCTGCTGAAGTCTGTCTCTTCAACCGTGGTCAATCATGTACCATGGCCCCAGGGAAGCTAGAGGCCGGCACCTTCTGCGCTTACGGCGCCAAGTTTATAGGTGCTCAGTGGAAGGAAAGCCGTGAAGACTACCCTTATCAGGATACTCTGGAGCAGTGTGCTGCCATCTGCCAAACCATGAAGAATTGTGAATCTGCTGGATACTGGCAGACTGAAAACCGCTGTCTCTTCAccgccaagaagatcaccgCGGCTGATTTCACCATCAACAATGAACGCAGCTTCGAACACGCTACATGGACACATAAGTCCTGCTGGGCATGCCCAACCTGTCAGGAAACTCCCGCGCCTATTACTCGCGACATAACCTGTTCCTACGAACAAGGCGACGTTTGTCAACGTGTGACATCGAACAAGGACGGTGCTTTGTGTAACTATCAAGGCTTCTGGGAACTGGAGTGGAGGGAGTCTCTGGACAGATACCCAGACCAGAGTTCACCTGCAAAGTGTGCTGCTATCTGCCGTACGAGGGATGATTGCAAGGGATCTGGATACAAGGATGGTAGATGCATGTTCTCACCTATTGTCCTCGAGTCCCAGAAGTTTAGAGCTTGGCCGGATCACTCGAGAGATGGTGTTTGGGATGACGTCTCTTGCTTCCAATGCCCACACTGTGCTTAA